Proteins encoded in a region of the Gemmatimonadota bacterium genome:
- a CDS encoding sodium:solute symporter family protein — protein sequence MADQPYGPGAFAFLAAYLVFMIVLGYVARARRRDDSMSSFYLAGKNLGALVLFFTLYATQYSGNTLIGYPGEAYRLGYAWVMSVGFMMAIVVAYLLFAPPLYRASRQGHFVTPGDWITHRFGADGRSGLTLFAGVLFVVAIANYLLAQLLAVGHIVSGLSGGAIPFWAGVVILAVIILFYETLGGMQAVAWTDCIQGMLLFVGLLGMLAAVVAGSDRLGEATAWIIAHQPSKAALPGGETIRTWISTILLVGFAAAVYPQAIQRIFAARSTRSLKRSFTFMAFMPLVTISAVVLVGILAIPQLSGLEGVETDQVMPRLLRVWAAESLWLYVMTVLVLTGIVAAIMSTADSVLLSLSSLLVKDVLGRFRMGSLPEARLTAWGKRLSWIIMAILVLIALTPDLTLWGLIELKMEVLIQTAPLFVLGVLWRRFSASGAAAGMAAGTALAAGLTLAGMGKVWGWHAGVLGLALNVIVGVAVSWAGRFPAPCAGYRHSFNSPK from the coding sequence ATGGCAGATCAGCCTTACGGCCCCGGCGCCTTCGCCTTCCTCGCCGCCTACCTCGTCTTCATGATCGTCCTGGGATACGTAGCCCGGGCCCGCCGCCGGGACGATTCCATGTCCTCCTTCTACCTGGCGGGCAAGAACCTGGGCGCCCTGGTCCTTTTCTTCACGCTCTACGCGACCCAGTACAGCGGCAACACGCTCATCGGTTATCCCGGCGAGGCCTACCGGCTGGGATACGCCTGGGTCATGAGCGTCGGGTTCATGATGGCGATCGTAGTGGCCTACCTGCTCTTCGCGCCGCCACTCTACCGCGCGTCGCGGCAGGGCCACTTCGTGACGCCGGGCGACTGGATCACCCATCGATTCGGTGCGGACGGACGATCCGGACTGACCCTCTTCGCCGGCGTGCTGTTCGTGGTCGCCATCGCCAACTACCTGCTCGCGCAGCTCCTGGCGGTGGGGCATATCGTATCCGGTCTCTCCGGTGGCGCCATTCCGTTCTGGGCGGGCGTCGTGATCCTCGCGGTCATTATCCTGTTCTACGAGACCCTAGGCGGCATGCAGGCCGTGGCGTGGACCGACTGCATCCAGGGCATGCTCCTCTTCGTAGGGCTGCTGGGCATGCTGGCCGCCGTGGTCGCGGGGAGCGACCGACTTGGCGAAGCGACGGCGTGGATCATCGCCCATCAGCCTTCGAAAGCCGCGCTTCCCGGGGGAGAGACGATCCGTACCTGGATCAGTACCATACTGCTGGTGGGCTTCGCCGCCGCCGTCTATCCCCAGGCCATTCAGCGCATCTTCGCCGCCCGGAGCACCCGCAGCCTGAAGCGGTCGTTCACCTTCATGGCCTTCATGCCCCTGGTCACCATCTCGGCGGTCGTGCTCGTCGGGATCCTCGCCATCCCGCAGCTGTCGGGCCTCGAGGGCGTCGAAACCGACCAGGTCATGCCCCGCCTGCTCCGGGTCTGGGCCGCCGAATCGCTCTGGCTCTACGTCATGACCGTGCTCGTCCTCACCGGCATCGTCGCGGCCATCATGTCGACGGCCGACTCCGTCCTGCTCAGTCTCTCTTCCCTGCTCGTCAAGGACGTACTGGGCCGATTCCGGATGGGGTCGCTTCCGGAAGCGCGCCTTACCGCGTGGGGGAAGCGCCTGTCCTGGATCATCATGGCTATCCTGGTCCTCATCGCGCTGACGCCGGATCTCACCCTGTGGGGACTCATTGAGCTTAAGATGGAGGTGCTGATCCAGACCGCCCCCCTGTTTGTGCTGGGGGTGCTGTGGCGGCGATTCAGCGCGTCGGGCGCGGCCGCGGGCATGGCCGCGGGCACGGCGCTCGCGGCCGGTTTGACCCTCGCGGGCATGGGCAAGGTCTGGGGCTGGCACGCCGGCGTGCTCGGTCTGGCGCTGAACGTGATCGTGGGGGTGGCGGTGAGTTGGGCCGGGCGGTTTCCCGCCCCTTGCGCCGGGTATCGCCATTCGTTCAATTCACCGAAATAA
- a CDS encoding fatty acid desaturase codes for MSQNIVEIDSAETNGAGPDQADATQEIEPSILTALPHYLPLGVYPLIVLAALWGGWWLLPPMVFMSLSWSFDRVFGRDGRIMDPWKTPKHRLIWHNLPVWSWAFLWPPTLVFGLWQILVADPFVWWQDVVLAIILTMEAQAVFVVGHELIHRRTTWERRIGEFLLSSASYPQYATEHVYIHHALVGTPYDVGSAPKGESFWRYMPKEIVSNLVNSWEVARERLARRRRTMWHYSNPFWRYGFGVAFWYALVFWMGGIWAVPVFAFLGLSCVFSMKISNYFQHYGLRRVRLENGRWEKIMPRHSWSADWKFSNWMLFNAQRHADHHAVASRQYPLLQVSLDESPELPGTYSDMMNIVLKPKKWFEKMDPLVDQWRKHFYPEIDDWSVYDSPLAAKRPDAFDTIVEIFGAAPRLAKWIERNPELLDNLQDQEFLDLDLPRGFEQDEEFESIARRGLARVYWTYEMGVQEMKDLIVELPVVDAKETAEIVRNWSNDKAFQIGMHVVRGNLLPAEARTALSNLSEASVSTVLASVVADFGERYGTDSVGEVGAFFLGDLASREAYPGIAVEMLFVHDGAQSGANERLFRSFRKALADLAQDNLLFSPVSSEAEAIPALSLSELTEQVRDPASGAVAVFTRARCVFEPDGSVIGSRFEDARRGFLVECSANEPAYARPDGQQKIGTVPDDQAVNGAETSVSEYACIPGGLNDIEHAARFLQLKLAGDFLDDPAPSAAAVFEAAGDESLARAANLWRDLQGVMRLVGVDGFDAATAGTKVKSLVANACDQEDFDALTSAVVETASRAAARIDTLAAPA; via the coding sequence ATGTCACAAAACATCGTTGAAATCGACAGCGCCGAAACCAATGGCGCCGGGCCGGATCAGGCCGACGCGACGCAGGAGATTGAGCCGTCCATCCTGACCGCCCTTCCGCATTACCTGCCACTGGGTGTTTACCCGTTGATCGTGCTCGCCGCGTTGTGGGGCGGCTGGTGGCTCCTGCCGCCTATGGTCTTCATGAGCCTTTCCTGGTCCTTCGACCGGGTGTTCGGACGGGACGGGCGCATCATGGATCCGTGGAAAACGCCGAAACACCGCCTGATCTGGCACAATCTTCCGGTCTGGTCGTGGGCGTTTCTGTGGCCGCCCACCCTGGTCTTCGGCCTGTGGCAGATCCTGGTGGCGGATCCCTTCGTATGGTGGCAGGACGTCGTGCTGGCCATCATACTGACGATGGAAGCCCAGGCCGTGTTCGTCGTCGGTCACGAACTGATTCACCGACGCACGACCTGGGAACGCCGGATCGGCGAGTTCCTGCTTTCCTCCGCCTCCTATCCGCAGTATGCCACAGAGCACGTCTACATCCACCACGCCCTGGTCGGCACACCCTATGACGTGGGGTCCGCGCCGAAGGGGGAGAGTTTCTGGCGGTACATGCCCAAGGAAATCGTCAGCAACCTCGTCAATTCCTGGGAAGTGGCGCGAGAACGCCTGGCGCGGCGCCGACGGACCATGTGGCATTACAGCAATCCCTTCTGGCGCTACGGCTTCGGCGTCGCGTTCTGGTACGCACTGGTTTTCTGGATGGGCGGGATCTGGGCGGTCCCGGTCTTCGCCTTCCTCGGCCTGTCATGCGTGTTTTCGATGAAGATCAGCAACTACTTCCAGCACTACGGCCTGCGCCGGGTCCGACTGGAGAATGGCCGGTGGGAGAAGATCATGCCCCGTCATTCCTGGAGCGCCGACTGGAAGTTCAGCAACTGGATGCTCTTCAATGCGCAGCGCCATGCCGACCACCACGCGGTGGCATCCCGCCAGTACCCCCTGCTGCAGGTCAGTCTCGATGAGTCGCCTGAACTGCCGGGGACCTACTCCGATATGATGAACATCGTGCTGAAACCCAAAAAGTGGTTTGAGAAGATGGACCCTTTGGTGGACCAGTGGCGCAAGCATTTCTATCCGGAGATCGATGACTGGAGCGTCTACGACAGTCCGCTTGCCGCGAAACGGCCCGACGCCTTCGACACGATCGTCGAGATCTTCGGCGCCGCGCCGCGGCTCGCGAAGTGGATCGAACGGAACCCGGAGCTTTTGGATAACCTGCAGGATCAGGAGTTCCTCGATCTCGACCTGCCCAGGGGGTTCGAGCAGGACGAGGAATTCGAGTCGATCGCGCGGCGCGGGCTTGCACGGGTCTACTGGACCTACGAAATGGGCGTTCAGGAAATGAAGGACCTGATCGTCGAGTTGCCCGTGGTCGATGCGAAGGAAACCGCCGAAATCGTGCGTAACTGGTCGAACGACAAGGCGTTTCAGATCGGCATGCACGTGGTACGCGGCAACCTGCTCCCGGCGGAGGCGAGAACGGCACTGTCCAATCTCTCCGAAGCATCCGTATCGACGGTGCTTGCTTCCGTGGTCGCCGATTTCGGCGAGCGGTACGGCACCGACAGCGTGGGCGAGGTCGGCGCCTTCTTCCTGGGCGATCTGGCCAGCCGGGAGGCCTATCCCGGCATCGCGGTCGAAATGCTATTCGTCCATGACGGCGCACAGTCCGGCGCAAATGAACGCCTGTTCCGGAGTTTCCGAAAGGCCCTGGCCGACCTGGCACAGGACAACCTGTTGTTCTCCCCGGTCTCCTCCGAAGCGGAGGCCATACCCGCGTTGTCGCTCTCTGAACTGACCGAGCAGGTTCGTGACCCGGCTTCGGGCGCGGTCGCCGTCTTCACCCGGGCCCGCTGCGTCTTCGAGCCGGATGGATCCGTTATCGGAAGCCGCTTCGAAGATGCGCGGCGCGGGTTCCTGGTTGAATGCAGCGCGAACGAGCCGGCGTACGCCAGGCCGGACGGACAGCAGAAAATCGGCACCGTTCCGGACGATCAGGCGGTAAACGGCGCGGAGACGAGCGTGTCCGAATACGCGTGCATACCCGGCGGGCTGAACGATATCGAGCATGCTGCGCGCTTCCTGCAGCTTAAACTTGCCGGTGACTTCCTCGACGATCCGGCGCCGTCCGCAGCGGCAGTGTTCGAAGCCGCCGGTGACGAGTCGCTGGCGCGGGCCGCGAACCTGTGGCGTGATTTGCAAGGGGTAATGCGGCTTGTCGGAGTGGACGGATTCGACGCGGCGACGGCGGGAACGAAGGTCAAATCACTCGTGGCGAATGCCTGCGATCAGGAGGACTTCGATGCGTTGACCTCGGCGGTCGTCGAAACCGCCTCCCGCGCCGCCGCCCGGATCGACACGCTCGCCGCACCCGCATGA
- a CDS encoding TOMM precursor leader peptide-binding protein — MKTPAEQTRKPGTRGPTSINARQGKSTSKNARQGKLSRTTPEDQGLVELPVLTPHLRSHVIGEKQTLLVSESFDTLLHGGLLCDLLPLLDGRRPLDHIVADLEGRHAAADVRGAIVSLSDRGYVISAEHSMDRSRAAYWTSLGASPRWVEQRLAESRVVVEGDDGRLSRHLETSGACAVADVVADVEADDARLKVIVCDDYLDARFEAVNQRRLQAGAPWMLVRPRGMEVLFGPVFRADRQGPCWDCLAHRLRGHKEAHQFLRHVAGEEAAFKPFAVDPVVLEAVYGLVSAEIVKWLVLDEGAPIDGQAISMHVGTFASTKHAVLRRPQCPSCGDEALYRPDRAPVPVRLKESPKIHRNSGGARSVTPEATLARYRHLVSPVSGVISWLARTTDENDDWLHVYWAGSNPGMRSRSLSSLRRSLRSKSAGKGSTREQSEASALCEAIERHSGAFSGDEIRTRGRFTDFTAEDGAIHPNAVQLFSDDQLDNAEGINAAGHPYNIVPPRFDPTAGIDWTPVWSFTQGRHRYLPTSMLYSMAPEQRGPADLIADSNGCAAGNTLEEAILQGFYELVERDAFAIWWYNRLSVPGVDLASFDDEFLASATDYYGRWEREVWMLDVTSDTGVPSFVALSRRPDAETEDIIYGAGAHSDPRLAALRALCELNQCLTWLPRSDVREGGGPSSRTRLAGQPGQSGRSDRPNRSMIDDPMALNWWKTARIADCAWLVPSTDAPLRQAGQFPEIERTDTREDVEYCRAQVEAQGMEFLVLDQTRPDIGMPVARVIVPGMRHFWARFAPGRLYDVPVDKGFRNQPLTEAELNPSPVIA; from the coding sequence ATGAAAACGCCTGCCGAGCAAACGCGGAAACCCGGGACGCGGGGGCCAACGAGCATCAACGCCCGCCAGGGGAAATCGACGAGCAAGAATGCCCGCCAGGGGAAACTCTCGAGAACGACCCCTGAGGACCAGGGCCTTGTCGAACTTCCCGTGCTAACCCCGCACTTGCGGTCCCACGTCATCGGAGAGAAGCAGACGCTGCTGGTTTCCGAATCCTTCGATACCTTGCTGCACGGCGGTCTGCTCTGCGATCTGCTGCCGCTCCTCGACGGCCGGCGTCCGCTGGACCACATCGTCGCCGATCTCGAGGGCCGCCATGCCGCGGCCGATGTGCGCGGGGCGATCGTTTCGCTCTCCGACCGGGGCTATGTCATCTCAGCCGAACATAGCATGGACCGGTCCCGGGCGGCATACTGGACGTCCCTGGGCGCATCGCCCCGATGGGTCGAACAACGACTGGCGGAATCGCGTGTCGTGGTCGAAGGCGACGACGGAAGGCTTTCCCGGCATCTGGAAACGAGCGGAGCCTGCGCGGTGGCCGACGTGGTGGCCGACGTAGAGGCCGACGACGCCCGGCTCAAGGTTATCGTGTGCGACGATTATCTCGACGCGCGGTTTGAAGCGGTGAACCAGCGCCGACTCCAAGCGGGAGCGCCGTGGATGCTGGTGCGGCCGCGCGGCATGGAAGTGCTGTTCGGACCCGTCTTTCGCGCGGACCGGCAGGGCCCCTGCTGGGATTGCCTGGCTCACCGATTGCGCGGCCACAAGGAGGCTCACCAGTTCCTTCGGCACGTCGCCGGCGAGGAAGCCGCCTTCAAACCGTTCGCCGTCGACCCCGTCGTGCTCGAGGCGGTGTATGGACTGGTTTCGGCTGAAATCGTCAAGTGGCTGGTGCTGGATGAAGGAGCCCCGATCGATGGACAGGCGATCTCGATGCATGTCGGCACATTCGCAAGCACGAAGCATGCGGTCCTGCGACGGCCACAGTGTCCGTCCTGCGGCGACGAAGCGCTGTATCGGCCCGACCGGGCGCCGGTACCGGTTCGTCTGAAGGAAAGCCCCAAAATCCATCGGAACAGCGGCGGGGCGCGGTCCGTGACGCCCGAAGCCACCCTGGCGAGATACCGCCACCTGGTAAGCCCGGTGAGCGGTGTCATATCCTGGCTGGCGCGCACGACCGATGAAAACGACGACTGGCTGCACGTCTACTGGGCCGGAAGCAATCCCGGCATGAGAAGCCGGAGCCTGAGTTCGCTCAGGCGCAGCCTGCGCAGCAAGAGCGCCGGCAAGGGCAGTACGCGGGAACAGTCCGAGGCCAGTGCCCTCTGCGAGGCGATCGAACGTCATTCAGGCGCCTTTAGCGGCGACGAAATCCGTACCCGCGGACGATTCACCGATTTCACCGCGGAAGACGGGGCGATCCACCCCAACGCCGTACAGTTGTTCAGCGACGATCAGCTCGACAACGCGGAGGGCATCAACGCGGCAGGCCACCCCTACAACATCGTCCCGCCGCGTTTCGATCCCACCGCCGGAATAGACTGGACCCCCGTGTGGTCGTTCACGCAAGGCCGGCATCGATACCTGCCGACGTCGATGCTCTACAGCATGGCGCCCGAACAGCGCGGCCCCGCCGACCTGATTGCCGATTCCAACGGCTGCGCCGCGGGGAACACCCTGGAGGAGGCCATCCTGCAGGGTTTCTATGAACTGGTCGAGCGCGATGCGTTCGCCATCTGGTGGTATAACCGGCTGAGCGTCCCCGGCGTGGATCTCGCCAGCTTTGACGATGAATTCCTCGCATCGGCTACGGACTATTACGGACGATGGGAGCGGGAGGTGTGGATGCTCGACGTGACGTCCGATACGGGTGTTCCGTCCTTCGTCGCGCTTTCCCGCAGGCCGGACGCGGAAACCGAGGATATCATATACGGCGCGGGCGCTCATTCCGACCCGCGACTCGCGGCCCTGCGCGCCCTGTGCGAGTTGAACCAGTGCCTGACGTGGCTGCCCCGGTCCGACGTACGCGAAGGAGGCGGTCCTTCGAGTCGAACTCGGCTGGCCGGGCAGCCCGGGCAGTCTGGCCGGTCCGATCGGCCCAACCGGTCCATGATCGACGATCCCATGGCACTCAACTGGTGGAAGACGGCTCGTATCGCCGATTGCGCCTGGCTGGTACCGTCGACGGACGCGCCGCTCAGGCAGGCCGGGCAGTTTCCGGAGATCGAAAGAACGGACACGCGAGAGGACGTGGAATACTGCCGAGCGCAGGTCGAGGCCCAGGGCATGGAGTTCCTCGTGCTGGACCAGACCCGGCCGGACATCGGCATGCCGGTGGCGCGGGTCATCGTACCGGGCATGCGCCATTTCTGGGCAAGATTCGCCCCCGGGCGCCTGTACGACGTACCGGTCGACAAGGGCTTTCGCAATCAACCCCTGACCGAAGCCGAATTGAATCCCTCACCGGTCATCGCGTAA
- a CDS encoding NAD(P)-dependent oxidoreductase, translating into MNETPRILVTGSAGAIGTIIVNGLKDKYPLRGFDRVSTPGMDDEVVGDITDMDAVLQATEGMDAIIHLAGNPSGGASWEEILHANFIGTYTLFEAANRNGVRRVAFASRAGLLAPYPQDVYRRIDMPPRPESYYSISKVFGESLGYMYAVRFDMEVVCVRIGNFQKQRDLPGHPHHLSHGDAVRVFERAVIHPGIRFEIVFGVSDSTWDMYDLDHGRQAIDYHPQDKSVIDPEA; encoded by the coding sequence ATGAACGAAACACCCCGCATACTCGTCACCGGATCGGCGGGAGCCATCGGGACGATCATCGTGAACGGACTTAAAGACAAATACCCCCTCCGCGGTTTCGACCGGGTGTCTACACCGGGAATGGATGACGAGGTCGTCGGCGATATTACCGACATGGACGCGGTGCTCCAGGCCACCGAAGGCATGGACGCCATAATCCATCTGGCCGGCAATCCCTCCGGCGGCGCGTCGTGGGAGGAAATCCTCCACGCCAACTTCATCGGGACCTATACGCTGTTCGAAGCGGCCAACCGCAACGGCGTGCGGCGGGTGGCCTTCGCCAGCAGGGCCGGCTTGCTGGCGCCCTATCCGCAGGATGTGTACCGCAGGATCGACATGCCGCCGCGTCCGGAGAGCTACTATTCCATCAGCAAGGTCTTCGGGGAAAGCCTGGGGTACATGTACGCGGTGCGGTTCGACATGGAGGTCGTGTGCGTGCGCATCGGGAACTTTCAGAAACAGCGGGACCTGCCCGGCCATCCCCACCACCTCAGTCACGGTGACGCGGTGCGGGTGTTCGAACGGGCGGTCATCCACCCCGGCATCCGGTTCGAGATCGTTTTCGGTGTGTCCGACAGCACGTGGGACATGTACGACCTGGATCACGGCCGCCAGGCGATCGACTACCACCCCCAGGACAAATCCGTCATCGATCCGGAAGCCTGA
- a CDS encoding SDR family oxidoreductase translates to MGVLDSFSLAGRIAVVTGGAGPQFGSSISEALAEAGATVVVASRDLENNRQFVAGLNERGFDTHPEALDITNTESIDALKRRVMDRYGRVDVLVNSAVVGRGGGFDEQTPDYWAASAQGNMVGLFALCKAFVPVMADQGSGSIINISSIYGVVANDPGLYEETGMKQPPDYTFVKGGMINFTRYIANYYGKQGVRANCICPGGYFNDQPGPFVQRYEHRVPLGRMLDNEDLKGAVVYLASDASRYVTGVALMVDGGWTAL, encoded by the coding sequence ATGGGTGTGCTGGACAGCTTTTCCCTCGCCGGGCGCATCGCCGTAGTCACGGGTGGCGCCGGACCGCAGTTCGGAAGCAGCATCTCCGAGGCCCTGGCCGAGGCCGGCGCCACGGTGGTCGTCGCTTCACGGGACCTGGAGAACAACCGGCAGTTCGTCGCAGGACTGAACGAACGGGGATTCGACACCCACCCCGAAGCGCTCGACATCACGAATACCGAATCGATCGACGCCCTGAAACGACGCGTAATGGACCGTTACGGCCGCGTGGACGTCCTGGTCAACAGCGCCGTGGTCGGCCGAGGCGGCGGTTTCGACGAGCAGACTCCGGACTACTGGGCTGCCAGCGCCCAGGGGAACATGGTGGGACTCTTCGCCCTTTGCAAGGCCTTCGTCCCCGTCATGGCCGACCAGGGCAGCGGCAGCATCATCAATATCTCGAGCATCTACGGCGTCGTGGCCAACGACCCCGGCCTCTACGAAGAAACCGGAATGAAACAACCGCCGGACTACACCTTCGTCAAGGGCGGCATGATCAATTTCACCCGGTACATCGCGAACTACTACGGAAAACAGGGTGTACGGGCCAACTGCATCTGCCCTGGCGGGTATTTCAATGATCAGCCCGGACCGTTCGTGCAACGGTATGAACACCGCGTGCCGCTCGGACGCATGCTGGACAACGAGGATCTAAAGGGCGCCGTGGTCTACCTGGCCTCCGACGCGTCCAGGTACGTCACCGGGGTCGCGCTCATGGTCGACGGCGGCTGGACGGCGCTTTAG
- a CDS encoding NHLP leader peptide family RiPP precursor has translation MRSGDEMLKQIVEKSSLDADFRQKLIADPKSTICEELDITMPESMSIQVHESNMQTVHIALPPDANITEEQLEAVSAGLCCCW, from the coding sequence ATGAGAAGTGGCGATGAAATGTTAAAGCAGATCGTTGAGAAGTCCTCCCTGGACGCAGATTTCAGGCAAAAGCTGATCGCGGACCCGAAGTCGACCATCTGTGAGGAACTGGACATTACGATGCCGGAATCCATGTCGATCCAGGTCCACGAAAGCAATATGCAGACGGTACATATCGCACTGCCCCCGGATGCGAATATCACCGAGGAGCAACTCGAAGCCGTCTCGGCCGGACTCTGCTGCTGCTGGTAA
- a CDS encoding phytanoyl-CoA dioxygenase family protein, producing METTMTVTPYGTEMDCAPTLTDREVVDFCRNGYLMLPGVVPDDVNRQVIDYLDRVDSTYEPTPIMKESFFVDGVLMNPQAAGAVRSLLGSGFTLPLIISNHRGPLPFDQPQNWHRDGGTIYTDQLEYLQVFYYPEDCTEDMGPTVVLPGSHFMRNKAPMMAHLGSIRGTVSSAGPAGTIFLTVYGIWHRRSRATSGPKGKSKYRNLLKYNYWRTAPPRRDWVTEEDIDFNTIKFDPPAGVFEQFQGAIAAARMFTWLCGAEDEYRKRGGQCWPIATTVREGVNQEGAPRSLANR from the coding sequence ATGGAGACCACGATGACCGTGACGCCCTACGGTACGGAGATGGACTGCGCGCCAACGCTGACAGACCGCGAGGTCGTCGATTTCTGCCGGAACGGCTACCTTATGCTCCCCGGTGTCGTGCCGGACGACGTCAACAGGCAGGTCATCGACTACCTGGACCGCGTCGACAGTACCTATGAACCCACGCCCATCATGAAGGAATCCTTCTTCGTGGACGGCGTGCTCATGAACCCGCAGGCGGCGGGCGCCGTCCGGTCCCTCCTGGGAAGCGGCTTCACCCTGCCGCTCATCATAAGCAACCACCGGGGACCCCTGCCCTTCGACCAGCCCCAGAACTGGCACCGGGACGGCGGCACGATCTACACGGATCAGCTCGAATACCTCCAGGTCTTCTATTATCCGGAGGATTGCACCGAGGACATGGGACCGACCGTGGTGCTGCCCGGTTCGCACTTCATGCGGAACAAGGCGCCCATGATGGCTCATCTTGGCTCCATACGGGGGACCGTATCATCGGCCGGTCCGGCCGGCACGATCTTTCTCACCGTTTACGGGATCTGGCACCGCAGGTCCCGGGCCACATCGGGTCCAAAGGGAAAGAGCAAGTACCGCAATCTGCTCAAGTACAACTACTGGCGGACCGCTCCGCCGCGGAGAGACTGGGTCACGGAGGAGGACATCGACTTCAACACAATCAAATTCGATCCACCGGCGGGCGTGTTCGAGCAGTTTCAGGGCGCCATCGCGGCCGCGCGGATGTTCACCTGGCTTTGCGGCGCGGAGGACGAATACCGGAAAAGAGGCGGACAGTGCTGGCCCATCGCCACTACTGTTCGGGAAGGCGTGAACCAGGAGGGGGCGCCCAGGTCGCTGGCGAACCGTTGA